The Nycticebus coucang isolate mNycCou1 chromosome 10, mNycCou1.pri, whole genome shotgun sequence sequence TCAACATCTCCCACAGGGCTTCATGGGGCCACACTGTGCTTTCTGGGGCCATACTGGGCCTCACATCGCCACACTGGGCCACACTGGGTCTCCTGGGGTCACAAGACTCATGGGGTCACACTGGCCTTCACGGAGTCACACTGGGCTTCACAGGGTCACAGGCCTCTCAGAGCCACACTGGGCCTCATGAGATCATCAGCTTCAAAGGACCACAGTGGCCCTCACAGGGTCACACTGGGCTTCATGGGTTCAAGGCTTCACGGGGTCATGCTGGAACTCATAGGGCCACACTGGGCCATCCTGGGCCAACCTATTTGAGGTCCTTCTTCTTAGCCTCCTTAGCAGTCTTGAGGCtgtctcctgggcttaggagagtTATAGGGCCTCACTGTAACCCCTACACTCCCCCGCAGGTAGGCCTCCCACAGTCTGCAGCCCAGCGCTGTGCAACCCAGCTGGCCTCCGCCCTGGAGCACATCCACTCCCTGGGTCTGGTGTACCGGGACATCAAACCAGAGAATGTGCTTGTGTGCGACCCTGATTGCCAGCACTTCAAGCTGACTGACTTCGGACACACACGGCCCCGTGGGACCCTGCTCCGTCTGGCTGGACCACCCATCCCCTACACAGCCCCGGAGCTCTGTGCACCCCCGCCACTGCCTGAGGGCCTGCCCATTCAGCCCGCCCTGGACGCCTGGGCCCTGGGAGTCCTGGTCTTCTGCCTACTCACTGGCTACTTCCCCTGGGATCAGCCCCTGGCTGAGGCCGACCCCTTCTATGAGGACTTCCTCATCTGGCAGGCCTCAGGCCAGCCCCAGGACCGACCACAGCCCTGGTTCGGTCTGACACCTGAGGCAGACACTCTTCTGTGGGGGCTGCTGGACCCTCATCCCCGAAGAAGGAGCCCTGTGAGCTCCATCAGGGGCCACCTAGGTTTCCCCTGGAGACAGTAGGAGGGGGAGGCTGGGGGGGAAGTGGGTCCCAGGTTCTGAGACTTCCTCAGCCCCACTGGGCAACTCTCGGTTTCTCATCTGCCTGTTTCCATCTCTCGCTCATGATTTCCCCTCTGTGCCCTCCTGCCTCTCCTGTCTCTGCTTTTTTGGaccctttgcacttgctgtgccCTTTGCCTGGCATGCTCCAGGTTCACCCCGTCACCTCCTGCTGCCCCTGCTCCTTCCTTTCTGTGATATGCATCCCCTTCTACTCATAGGATTTATTTGTGGGGGGTATTTTGTGAGCTCCTGGGGGGCAGGGGTCTTTGCCTGTCCTGTTTGCTGAGAGTCCATTGAAGGGGGTCTGTCATGGCCTCCCCTCTGAGTGCCTCCCACACTCTTCATCTCCGTCTTCTGCCCTCTCCCAGGTCTCTCTCCTGCCTGCACCCTGCCGACCTGCCCTGGATGCAGGGAGCTTTGCCTTCTCCCATCCCAGCTGCTCTCCGCAAATAAAGTCCATCTGGCACTCAGATCCTGGCAGTGCTATAAGTCTGTAAGCTCGGGACAGAGGAGGAGAGTCTGCTTGGGTGTGTACAGCACATTGACAGTGTGTCATAGAGGGATAGAGACAGGGACAGACAaagggtgagagagagggagagagagggagaaagatggagagagatggATCGAGATGGAGAGAGTAGGGGAGACAcaggacacacagagacacagaggggaGAGGCTGTGTGTCTCCCTGTGACTGTGTGAGGCCAGGCTGCTGTTGTCTGTCCATCTGTTGGCATCACTCCTGCAGAGGGCACTGAGAGCAGATCTCTGAACGTGAGGGAGAGAGCTGTTTACTTCTAAGACTTCTTCGTCACAAACCAAAGCTTGTGTGGTAAACTTTGTAATGAAAAATATGGTCCTCAAACATTCACcaaggggccaggtgtggtgactcatgcaatcccagccctctgggaggccatagtggtgaattgcttgagctcgggagcttaagaccagcctgagcaagagcaagaccccatctttactaaaaatagaaaaactagcaggttGTGTGGGggagtgcctttagtcccagctacttgggaggctaaggcaggaggatcacttgagcccaggagtttgagtttgccgtCAGCTAtagtgccacagcattctacccaggatgacagagtgagactctgtctcaaaaaaaaaaaaaaaaagattctaccaAGGAACTCTGCatacacatgtgcatgtgtgagagagaaggagagggagggaggatgggctgGAACTCTCCTCACTGCACATGGGCGACAACACCATGTCACGCGTGTCATGTGTCCTTGAGCATCTGCCCTGTGTGTACCATATGTGGGGTCAGGGTTTGAACACACCTCATTATGTGTGTGGACGTCAGgtctgcatgtgtgtctgtgtgcacttGTGGCTACGTAGCCGGGGTAAGAAAGGTCAGGCAGACAACACCAACTGGCCCACTCCCCTTCTTGACTTCTCCCATCATGGCCCTTTCTGGCAGCAGACAGACACTTTCTTGTTTGCAGACACTCTGTCTTCCTCTCAGAGGCCTCCTTGGCTGTGGGCCCAGAGCTCGGCTACTGCTCATGGCTGGATCATGTGTCACGCGCCTTGCGGGGCCCCCACACTCCCCCAGGTCCCCTGCTGCGGTTCCTGAGGTGTCATCTGAGGGGCATGGTGAAACGTGTGTGCCTGTAGGGAGTCACCCCAAGGACTCTTTGGATCTAGGTTCTAACCCGAGAGTTGAGGACATGAACCccatcctcagcctcctagaacaGAGGGGTCACAGGAAGGAGTAGAATGGGGGCCAGTGAGGGAAGCACATGTCAAAACCTCCCGCTGCCTCGTGAATCTGAAAAAGCCTGAGCAGTCAGGCCAAGAATGTGTCCCCACGTGTCCCCATGAGCTGGAGGTGGCCAGCATATGGTGCACCCCTGAGACCCAGTGGGCTGGGGGCAGCAGAGGTGTTGATGGGTGACAGCAGCTGAGGATTAACTGAAAGGTGATAATGACCCAGCAGGGTGGGGCCCAGGGGAAAACAGAAGATGCCCAGAAAGAGCTGggccctggggaggagggagggggaggatagcACTAATTAAGCACTACTCGCACTAAAGGCAATGCCGGACGCTGACCCAGCAGCTTGTAGGTTGTGGCTGCTCATGACTGTCCCCAGAGGATGCTGAGGGATCCCGGGACTCTCCCCACTGCTCGCAGGAGGCAGTGGTGGCTCAGGGCAGCCCTGTCCCTACAGAGCCCCTACAGGGGGTCAAGGGCCAGGCTATGATGGGGCATCCTGCTGGGGTGAGTGCGAGAGGGGGCTTGGGGTAAGCACAAGTGTTCATGAGTGTGCAAGCAGGAGAgtgaatgtgtgagtgtgagggtgacattgtgagattAGCATATGTGAGAGAGAGACCATGAGAGTGTGTCACATGAGGGTAAGTGTGAAGGCATGAGGGTGTGCAATTAAGTGTGAGAGTGTTAGTGTGCGTGTATATACAGGCCAGCATGAGCGAGTGTGGGTGAAGCAGGGGAATGTGATTATGTCTGTGTGTTGCCACACAGTTTGAGGGAGTGTGTCTGAGTGTGCGGTATTTGTGAGCTGTGCAAGAgcagtgtgagtgtgtgtttgcgTGATAGTGAGGTAGTCACCCCCTCCTGGAGGAGAGAGTGGGGATGCCTGAATGACAAATGCAGAAAAGTGAGGCAGTGACAGCCTTCAAAGCCACCAAGAAGGCAATAATCAAAGAGGCTTGAAAGCTGGAACTCCCATGCATCACTTGGAGGATGGCCCTTCAGTTCCTCAACAACACCAAGTGACCACacaacccagcaattctactcccagGTATAGGCTcaagaagaacaaaaacagagatcCACACAAAAAGTTGCACACGATGGTCCCCAGCAACATTGCTCATGATGACCAGAGAGTAGAGACAACCCACCTACCCACCTGAAGATAcagggataaataaaatgtggtacatccatacaatgggcTAGTGTTtggcaataaaaaagaacaaagcagactcagtgcctgtagctcagtggttagggtgccagccacatacagcagagctggcaggtgtgAGCCCAGctcaggtctgccaaacaacaatgacaactacaaccaaaaaatagccaggcattgtggcaggcccctatagtcccagctactttggaggctgaggcaagagaatcacttaagcccaagagtttgaggttgctgtgagctatgacattacgacactctactgagggtgacatagtgagactctgtctcaaaaaaaaagaacaaagcaataTATGTATCACAATGTGGAGGGACCTTGAAATCATTATGCTTGGTTAAAGATGCCAGTCACCAAGAATTACCAGCTTGCAGGACTGTCCACACAGATCCACTTTTGCCAGGGGAACATGGGGAGTGACTGTTAGTGGGTATAGGTTTTCTTTTGGAGGAGTGATGGTAAAAATCTGAAGTTAGATTGCAGTGAACGTCACACAGTTCCCTGAATCTACTAAACCCCATGGCATTGTGCACTTGGAACATGtggattttatggtatgtaaactGCATCTTAATGAAGCAGTTGGCAGCTCAGCATTTCCAACATCCTTCTTCTCTAATCTTAATCAAGTTCCTTATcaaaggaaaagacagagaaggaaagaaaaggaccttccccttccttctgaTGGGTCTGGATTCAGGACCCATTCATAATGAACTAAGCTCCTAAATACAGAAACTCAAAATCCTTCTCCCTGTTTTATAGAAGAAACCATGGAGACCCGGACAGGAAacctgctttctatttttttcttttgagacagagtctcactctgtcaccctaggtagagtaccgtggcatcatcatagctcatggtaacctcgaattcctgggctcaagcaatcctcttgcctcaccctcccaagtagctgggactacaggcacccaccaccacacctggctagtttttcatttttagtagagatgggtctcactcttgctcaggctggtcccaaactcctgagctgaaggaatccacctgtctcagcctcccaaagtactgggattacaggtatgagtcacctcacccagccaaAAACCTACTTTCTAAAAGCCAAAAAGCCAAAAGATGGTACAGGCTGTTATTGGACTATCTCTGACCAGGTGCCCATGTATTTGCCCTTAGCTCCCCACTCATCATCCTGAAAGTCTACTAAAGCCAATGATCACCAAGGAAGTGCTGGGTTCCCCAGCTGAGGAACCCCAAACTTATAAATAGGACTGTGCAGAAAATTTGTGAGTGTCCAGTGCAAAATGTAAATGTAGGGtctcttgtttcaaaaatttaaaaaaaggacaaaacatTTCCGACTTCCCTATCTCTGTCTCTTCCTGTCTATACTCCACTTCCACCAGAGCCCATCCTGGGAAACAGGACTGTACATGAGCCAAAGCTCCAAGCTCCACTGGGTCATGTTCCCTTGGCCCATAGGACTGCACttacaaaatgcaaaataagccgggcgttgtggctggagcctgtagtcccagctactctggaggctgaggcaagagaatcgcttaagcccaggagttggaggttgctgtgagctgtgtgatgccacggcactctactgagggccataaagtgagagtctgtctctacaaaaaaaaaaatgcaaaataaaaaattatgaaaaaacatCAAGATGGCTACAGTACAGCATTACATCTGTACAGGTGCACTcaccccctgcccctgccctgctgtgCTGGTGGAAAAGAGTTTGCCCAAGATCTAAAAGGGGACAGGACTTGAAGACCTTGGGGAAACTATATCCTTGACAGCACTACCTAGTTGAGATGTAGTTTGGAATTTGTACAGACAGACCTTActttgttgctttttgttttacCACACTTTGCAGATATTGTGGTTTTTACAAATTGAAAGCAAATTGTGGCAACTCTGCATTGAGCAAGCCTGTCAGTGCCATTCCTCCAACAACAGGTGCTCACCTCATGTCTCTGTGCCACATTTAGATAATTCTCACAGCAttacaaatgttttcattattgttatacCTGTTAATAGTGACCTGGGATCAGTGatgtttgatgttactattgtcattgttttagggTGCCACAAACTACCCACATAAGACAGCAaacttaattaataaataataaatatcatgtGTATTCTGACTGCTCAGACCAGCcattctcccatctctctctctcctcaagcctccctattccctgacaGAGACACAATAACACTGATATTAAGCCAATTAATAACCTTACAATGgcttctaagtgttcaagtgaaaagaaGAGGCTCACATCTTTCACTTTATCAAAAACTAGAGATAATTGAGCTTAGTGAGAAAGACATGTCAAATGCCAAGATAGGACTAAAGCCAAGATGGGATAAAAGTCAAGCCTCTTGTACCAAACTGTTAGCCAAGTTGTAAATTCAATGGAAAAGTGCTTGGAGAAAATTAAAGTGCTATttgtgaacacacaaatgataataAAGTGAAACAGCCCATTGCTgagatggagaaagttttagtggtctggatagaagatcaaaccagccacaacattcctttAAGCCAAAGCCTAGTCTAGTGCGAGGCCCTGACTCTCTTCAATGGAATTAAGGCTGAGAGTTGAGGAAGCTGCAGAGTTGGTTCCtgagatttaaggaaagaaatcatcTCCACAATACAAAAGTACaaagtgaagcagcaagtgctgatagAGAAGCcacagcaagttatccagaagatctagccaAGATCACTGATAGAGGTCACTGCACTAAACAACAAATTTTTGATATGGATAAAACagtcttggctcggtgcctgtagctcagtggctatggcaccagccacatacaccagagctggtgggttcaaatccagcccaggcctgccaaacaacaatgacaactacaacaaaaaaataaaaatacccggGTGGGCACtacaggtgctgtggtgggcacctgtagtcccagctacttgagaggctgaggcaagagaatcactgaagcccaagagtttgaggttgctgtgagctgtgatgccacagcactctaccaagggtgacaaagtgagactgtctcaaaaaaacaaataaacaaaaaaaacccagtctTTTATTGGAAGAAGATCTAAgcctttcatagctagagagaaggAGTCAAATCTCAGCTTCAAAGCTTGCAAAGACAGACCAGGGCTAATGTAGGTGGTGACTTTATTTTGAAGCCAACACTCATCTACCATCCCccaaatcctagggcccttaagaatgaTGCTAAatctgccaggcacagtggctcatgcctataatcccagcactctgggaggccaaggccggtagattacttgagcttgggagtttgagaccagcctagagcaagagcaagactctgtctctactaaaaatagaaaaactagccaggtgtcatggagcatgcctgtagtcccagcttgtcaggaggctgaggctcaagaggataacttgagcccaagagtttgaggttgctgcaagtgatgatgccctagcactctacctagggtaacatagactctgcctcaaaaaaaaaaagaaagacagaaaaaaagaatgatactaaatctactctgcctgtgatCTAGAAATGGAATAACAAAGACTGGATGCTAGCACATCTATCTATAGCATGgtgtactgaatattttaagcccacttttGAGATCTGCTGTTCAGGAAAAAATACTCCTTCCAAACTGTTACTGTTCAGTGACGATGCCCCCTGGTCACCCAAGAACTCTGATGAAGACATGCAAGGAGATGTTTTTGTGCctctaacacaacatccattccgaagcccatggatcaaggagtgaCTTTGATTTTcaaatcttattatttaagaaatatgtttTGTAAGGTGATAACTGCCACAGATAATGATTCTTCTGATGGTTtggggcaaagtaaattgaagaacttctggaaaggattcatcagtttagatgccattaagaacatttgtgattcatgggaggaggtcaaaataccaatatgaacaggagtttggaagaagttgattccaatctTTACGCTTGACCTTAAATTCAAGACTTAAGTGGGGGAGGTAACAATAAATgttgtggaaatagcaagagaactagaattaaaagtggagcCTGAAAATGTGACCAAATTGTAGCAATCTCTTCTTAAAACTTAAATTGATGAGCatttgcttcttatggatgagctgAGAAAGTTTCTTGAGATGAATCTTTTCCTGGTGAAGACTCTGTGCACATTATTGAAATGACAATGagggatttagaatattacataaatgtaGATGATAAAGCAAATGCAGGGTCTGAGAGGATTGACTCTAACTTTGAAGAGGTTTGACaatgggtaaaatgctatcaaacagcatctcATGACACAGAGAAATCCTCCAGGAGAGGAAGAGTAGTTAATTCTTACAGCACACTCCATtgctgtcttatttatttatttacagtctcactatgtcgccctcggcaaagtgctgtggcgtcacagctcacagcaacctcaaactcttggacttaagctattctcttgcctcagcctcctgagtagctgggactacaggtacccaccacaatgtccagctattttttggttgtagttgtcattgtttagcaggcctaggccgggctctaacccgccagcctcagtgtatgtggccagcgccctactcactaagctatgggcaccaagcccattgctgtcttattttaataaattgtcACAGCCTCCtcaccttcagcaaccaccaccctgatcagtcagcagccatcaacatcaaaACAAGAACCTCCATCAGTAAAAAGATTCTGATCTGAAGGCTCAGATGACTACTACTAGCATttttttagcaatgaagtatttttttgtttgtttgttgttgctgttgtttgagacagagtatcactctgttacctgggctggagcactacatcacagctcactgcagcctccaattcctagactgaagtgatcctcctgccttggcctccctagtagctggacaCATATCAACATgtttagctagtttttctattttgtaaagatggggtctcaatgtgttgctcaggctggtctcaaactcctgacctcaagcaattctcccgacTCAGccttaaagtattttatttttttgagacagagtctcactatgtcaccctatgTCACccg is a genomic window containing:
- the SBK2 gene encoding serine/threonine-protein kinase SBK2 isoform X1; protein product: MPGKQSDEELAEVEAGEDGGDEGMGGLTAEELQQGQETALALEDMMALSAQTLVQAEVDELYQQVRPLGQGRFGCVLLVTHRQKGTPLALKRLPKTSTSLRGFLYEFCVGLSLGVHSAIVTAYGIGLESVNCYSFLMEPILHGDLMAFIQPKVGLPQSAAQRCATQLASALEHIHSLGLVYRDIKPENVLVCDPDCQHFKLTDFGHTRPRGTLLRLAGPPIPYTAPELCAPPPLPEGLPIQPALDAWALGVLVFCLLTGYFPWDQPLAEADPFYEDFLIWQASGQPQDRPQPWFGLTPEADTLLWGLLDPHPRRRSPVSSIRGHLGFPWRQ
- the SBK2 gene encoding serine/threonine-protein kinase SBK2 isoform X2, whose product is MPGKQSDEELAEVEAGEDGGDEGMGGLTAEELQQGQETALALEDMMALSAQTLVQAEVDELYQQVRPLGQGRFGCVLLVTHRQKAYGIGLESVNCYSFLMEPILHGDLMAFIQPKVGLPQSAAQRCATQLASALEHIHSLGLVYRDIKPENVLVCDPDCQHFKLTDFGHTRPRGTLLRLAGPPIPYTAPELCAPPPLPEGLPIQPALDAWALGVLVFCLLTGYFPWDQPLAEADPFYEDFLIWQASGQPQDRPQPWFGLTPEADTLLWGLLDPHPRRRSPVSSIRGHLGFPWRQ